The Bryobacteraceae bacterium genome includes a window with the following:
- the purN gene encoding phosphoribosylglycinamide formyltransferase, producing MKRIAVLASGRGSNFEAIARNVKEGRLAAEIAALVANNPEARALDIAREHGIHAISLPSKGIDSDTYAAMVRDALQPLNVDLICLAGFMRRVGAPLLEAYPMRILNIHPSLLPAFPGLNVQQQAIDYGVKYSGCTVHFVDAGLDTGPIIAQAAVPVLDDDTAETLAARILVEEHRIYSEAIALVLSGAYRIEGRRVIRTAG from the coding sequence ATGAAGCGCATCGCCGTGCTGGCCTCGGGCCGCGGCTCGAATTTTGAAGCGATCGCCCGCAATGTGAAGGAAGGACGGCTCGCTGCGGAGATCGCCGCGCTGGTGGCGAACAATCCTGAAGCGCGGGCGCTGGACATCGCGCGGGAACATGGCATTCACGCCATTTCCCTCCCGTCGAAGGGCATCGACTCCGACACCTACGCCGCCATGGTGCGCGATGCGCTTCAGCCCCTGAACGTCGATCTGATCTGCCTCGCCGGCTTCATGCGCCGTGTGGGCGCTCCGCTCCTGGAGGCCTACCCAATGCGCATCCTGAACATCCACCCGTCGCTGCTGCCCGCGTTTCCCGGACTGAACGTGCAGCAGCAGGCGATCGACTACGGGGTCAAGTACTCGGGCTGCACGGTGCACTTCGTCGACGCAGGGCTCGACACCGGGCCGATCATCGCGCAGGCTGCCGTGCCGGTGCTGGACGATGACACGGCCGAAACGCTGGCAGCCCGCATTCTGGTGGAAGAGCACCGGATTTACAGCGAAGCGATCGCCCTGGTGCTGAGCGGCGCCTACCGCATTGAAGGACGGCGCGTGATCCGCACGGCGGGCTGA